From the genome of Leptodactylus fuscus isolate aLepFus1 chromosome 1, aLepFus1.hap2, whole genome shotgun sequence, one region includes:
- the SLC25A51 gene encoding mitochondrial nicotinamide adenine dinucleotide transporter SLC25A51: MDSEAHGKRKSDLVLPTATQDIIQHKVNIGAGKHYLCGYCAAFTNIAITFPIQKVLFRQQLYGLRIRDAIRQLEKDGIRNLYRGILPPLLQKTTTLALMFGLYEDFSSLLLRHTNSPELVTRSVAAILAGTTEALLTPFERVQTLLQDYKHHDRFTNTFQAFKVLRPYGIREYYRGLVPILVRNGPSNALFFGLRTPIKQCLPEAKTYSAHVINDFICGGLLGAMLGIVFFPINVVKARMQSQIGGEFTSFGKVFMTIWTERDGKLTHLFRGALLNYNRSILSWGIINATYELLLKLF; this comes from the coding sequence ATGGATTCAGAAGCTCATGGGAAAAGGAAAAGTGACTTGGTTCTCCCAACGGCAACCCAAGACATTATACAACATAAAGTAAATATTGGCGCTGGTAAACATTATTTATGCGGCTACTGTGCTGCATTTACAAACATTGCAATCACCTTCCCCATCCAGAAGGTGCTGTTTCGGCAACAGCTTTATGGATTAAGGATAAGGGATGCTATTAGACAGCTGGAGAAAGATGGCATTCGTAACCTTTACAGGGGAATATTACCTCCTCTGTTACAGAAGACTACAACACTTGCCCTGATGTTTGGCCTTTATGAGGACTTCTCAAGTCTCTTGTTAAGGCATACAAATTCTCCAGAGCTTGTTACACGAAGTGTAGCAGCAATCCTCGCAGGAACAACTGAAGCTCTTCTCACGCCTTTTGAGAGAGTTCAGACTTTGCTTCAAGACTACAAACACCATGATCGATTTACAAATACTTTTCAGGCTTTCAAAGTGCTGCGACCCTATGGTATTAGGGAATATTACCGTGGCCTAGTTCCGATCTTGGTCCGGAATGGACCAAGCAATGCACTTTTCTTTGGCCTTCGCACCCCAATCAAACAGTGTTTGCCTGAAGCTAAAACCTATAGCGCTCATGTTATCAATGACTTTATTTGTGGAGGACTTCTTGGAGCCATGTTGGGTATTGTGTTTTTCCCAATTAATGTGGTAAAGGCCCGTATGCAGTCCCAGATTGGAGGGGAGTTTACCTCATTTGGGAAAGTGTTCATGACAATCTGGACAGAACGTGATGGAAAACTGACCCACCTTTTTCGCGGTGCCCTCCTTAACTATAATCGATCCATCTTGTCCTGGGGCATCATCAATGCAACTTATGAGCTGCTATTAAAATTGTTCTGA